In the Malania oleifera isolate guangnan ecotype guangnan chromosome 1, ASM2987363v1, whole genome shotgun sequence genome, one interval contains:
- the LOC131157875 gene encoding transcription factor bHLH18-like: protein MDTCSSMSWLSELEMEDPMFFHQFKMDSAEEFITQNIEAALGEEFQHSFSSESESSSPAVIPISANSPVASSFPAMEVSQTISDERPRKQHKPNNHSHCHNPHYASNPHEPSLFPLILSFGNSNLPSNTQRSHGDLQSTTSYQEYDAMSPEDLNFLSDVLVSSKGSSHKNQEPAPKSTQGTKRSSTKPPSHSRDHIIAERLRREKLSQQFIALSAIVPGLKKVDKTSVLGEAIKYMKQLQERVKKLEEQSAKKPVESVVIVKKSQIIVEDQGDCSSNEDFAGTSDEQLPEIEARISGMSVLLRIHCEKQKGVLVKMLTEMEKLNLIVINTSVAPFGDSALDITIIAQMENDLCIATQDLVRALRSAFR from the exons ATGGACACCTGCTCATCAATGTCATGGCTATCCGAACTG GAAATGGAGGATCCCATGTTTTTTCATCAATTCAAAATGGATTCTGCCGAGGAGTTCATCACGCAGAACATAGAAGCTGCGCTCGGTGAGGAGTTTCAGCACTCTTTCTCGTCGGAGAGCGAGTCCTCTTCGCCAGCCGTGATCCCGATCAGCGCCAACTCCCCCGTGGCTTCTAGCTTTCCGGCCATGGAAGTGTCGCAGACTATCTCCGACGAGAGACCCAGAAAGCAGCACAAGCCCAACAATCATTCTCATTGCCACAACCCTCATTACGCATCGAACCCTCACGAGCCCTCTTTGTTTCCCCTCATTCTCTCATTTGGCAACTCAAATCTACCAAGTAACACTCAGCGATCCCACGGGGATTTGCAGAGCACCACCAGTTACCAGGAGTACGACGCAATGTCTCCAGAGGACCTTAATTTCTTGTCTGATGTTTTGGTTTCGTCTAAAGGCTCTTCGCATAAGAACCAAGAGCCGGCACCGAAATCTACTCAAGGAACCAAGAGATCGTCCACGAAACCGCCATCGCACTCACGGGATCACATCATAGCGGAGAGATTGAGAAGAGAAAAGCTCAGTCAGCAGTTCATAGCTTTATCCGCCATTGTCCCTGGCCTCAAAAAG GTGGACAAAACTTCAGTGCTGGGAGAGGCGATCAAGTACATGAAACAGTTGCAGGAAAGAGTGAAAAAATTAGAGGAACAGAGTGCGAAGAAGCCCGTCGAATCGGTGGTGATAGTGAAGAAATCACAAATCATAGTTGAAGATCAGGGGGACTGTTCCTCCAACGAGGACTTCGCCGGCACCTCCGACGAGCAGCTGCCCGAAATCGAAGCCAGAATCTCCGGCATGAGCGTGCTCCTGAGGATTCACTGCGAAAAACAGAAAGGGGTTCTGGTGAAAATGCTCACCGAGATGGAGAAGCTAAATCTAATCGTCATCAACACCAGCGTTGCCCCATTTGGGGATTCCGCTCTCGACATAACCATCATCGCCCAG ATGGAAAACGACCTTTGTATAGCGACGCAAGATCTTGTAAGAGCACTCCGTTCGGCTTTTCGGTAG